In Manduca sexta isolate Smith_Timp_Sample1 chromosome 23, JHU_Msex_v1.0, whole genome shotgun sequence, one DNA window encodes the following:
- the LOC115449387 gene encoding 39S ribosomal protein L15, mitochondrial yields MASRQITDKSLSMLRSLPRISLANIRDNPGSRKTQKRGRGQHGGDKHGAGNKGSGQRQNYMRLGYETGNNPFYLRVPQEHYYRGHHMKREYPPLSLHSLQKLIDTDRLDVTKAIDIASIVKSGGYLFHPDQKQFGIHLTDEGADIFAAKINIEVQWASELVIAAIERNGGVITTAYYDPHSLFLLKNPKKFFESGQAIPRRMIPPPDAIEYYTSAETRGYLADPEKVSQERLKLAQKYGYQLPEIEKDSIYDMLCTKKDPRQIFFGLEPGWVVNLKDQCILKPKDEELLRFYSM; encoded by the exons ATGGCGTCTCGCCAAATAACGGATAAATCATTGTCTATGTTAAGATCTTTACCTAGGATTTCTCTTGCTAACATTCGTGACAATCCTGGATCTCGAAAAACA CAAAAACGAGGTCGTGGTCAGCATGGTGGAGACAAACATGGTGCTGGCAACAAAGGTTCTGGGCAACGACAGAACTACATGAGATTAGGTTATGAAACTGGAAATAATCCATTCTATTTGCGTGTTCCACAAGAACATTATTATAGAGGACACCA cATGAAAAGAGAATATCCACCTTTATCATTGCACTCGTTGCAAAAATTAATTGATACTGACAGGTTGGATGTAACAAAAGCTATAGACATTGCTAGTATAGTTAAATCAGGGGGTTACTTGTTCCACCCTGACCAGAAGCAATTTGGAATTCATTTGACAGATGAAGGAGCAGATATTTTTGCAGCAAAGATAAACATTGAAGTGCAATGGGCCAGTGAATTAGTTATAGCTGCTATTGAGAGAAATGGTGGAGTTATAACAACAGCATACTATGATCCTCACAGCCTGTTCTTGTTGAAAAACCCAAAGAAATTCTTTGAATCAGGACAAGCTATTCCGAGAAGGATGATACCTCCCCCTGATGCCATTGAATACTACACCAGTGCTGAAACACGAGGATACTTAGCTGATCCAGAAAAAGTATCCCAGGAGAGGTTAAAATTGGCACAAAAGTATGGATACCAATTGCCTGAGATTGAAAAGGACTCAATCTATGATATGCTATGTACAAAAAAGGATCCAAGACAGATATTTTTTGGTCTTGAACCAGGATGGGTTGTCAACTTGAAAGaccaatgtattttaaaacctaAAGATGAAGAATTACTTAGATTCTActcaatgtaa